In Stegostoma tigrinum isolate sSteTig4 chromosome 12, sSteTig4.hap1, whole genome shotgun sequence, the following proteins share a genomic window:
- the dhrs12 gene encoding dehydrogenase/reductase SDR family member 12 isoform X1, whose amino-acid sequence MSFYRNGVWFLKGLREYTKSGYEAAAQQFSLKDLDVDVSGRCFLITGANSGIGKATALEIAKRGGVIHLVCRNKERAEEAKAEIVKEANNEEVFVHILDMSRPKMIWEFADAFQQSNDKLNVLINNAGCMVNQRELTADQLETNFATNTLGPYILTTALIPVLEKCEDARVITVSSGGMLVQKLNVDDLQFEKGRFDGTMAYAQNKRQQVVMTEQWAKMYKNIHFSSMHPGWADTEAVRSSMPDFHTKMKNRLRTPSQGADTLVWLAISNVAAQQPSGLYFQDRKPVSTHLLLAQTRATAAEEEKLMNSLAEIAMKHKPGSG is encoded by the exons ATGTCCTTCTACAGAAACGGCGTGTGGTTTCTCAAGGGCTTGCGCGAGTATACAAA AAGTGGATATGAAGCTGCTGCCCAACAATTTTCCCTGAAGGACCTCGATGTTGATGTGTCCGGAAGGTGCTTCCTGATCACTGGAGCAAACAGCGGGATTGGCAAGGCCACAGCACTGGAAATTGCAAAACGGG GTGGTGTTATCCATCTTGTTTGTCGAAACAAAGAGCGAGCTGAAGAGGCCAAAGCTGAGATTGTGAAGGAGGCCAATAATGAG GAGGTTTTTGTCCACATTCTTGATATGTCAAGACCCAAAATGATCTGGGAGTTTGCAGATGCATTCCAGCAATCAAATGACAAACTGAACGTTTTg ATCAATAATGCGGGGTGTATGGTCAATCAGAGAGAGCTGACTGCAGATCAATTAGAAACAAACTTTGCTACCAATACGTTAG GTCCGTACATTCTCACTACAGCTTTGATACCTGTCTTAGAAAAATGTGAAGATGCCAGAGTG ATCACGGTATCCTCGGGGGGAATGCTGGTCCAGAAGCTGAACGTTGATGATTTGCAGTTTGAGAAAGGGAGATTTGATGGGACCATGGCTTATGCACAGAATAAG CGGCAACAAGTCGTAATGACAGAGCAATGGGCAAAAATGTATAAGAACATCCACTTCTCCTCTATGCACCCAGGctgggctgatacagaag CCGTGAGATCTTCCATGCCGGATTTCCACACGAAGATGAAGAACCGGCTGAGGACCCCATCTCAAGGTGCAGATACATTGGTTTGGCTTGCTATTTCCAATGTAGCAGCACAGCAACCTAGTGGCCTCTATTTCCAAG ACAGGAAGCCTGTGTCAACCCATCTTCTGCTGGCCCAGACAAGAGCAACAGCTGCTGAGGAAGAGAAACTGATGAATAGCTTGGCGGAAATAGCAATGAAGCATAAACCTGGCAGCGGGTGA
- the dhrs12 gene encoding dehydrogenase/reductase SDR family member 12 isoform X2, whose amino-acid sequence MSFYRNGVWFLKGLREYTKSGYEAAAQQFSLKDLDVDVSGRCFLITGANSGIGKATALEIAKRGGVIHLVCRNKERAEEAKAEIVKEANNEEVFVHILDMSRPKMIWEFADAFQQSNDKLNVLITVSSGGMLVQKLNVDDLQFEKGRFDGTMAYAQNKRQQVVMTEQWAKMYKNIHFSSMHPGWADTEAVRSSMPDFHTKMKNRLRTPSQGADTLVWLAISNVAAQQPSGLYFQDRKPVSTHLLLAQTRATAAEEEKLMNSLAEIAMKHKPGSG is encoded by the exons ATGTCCTTCTACAGAAACGGCGTGTGGTTTCTCAAGGGCTTGCGCGAGTATACAAA AAGTGGATATGAAGCTGCTGCCCAACAATTTTCCCTGAAGGACCTCGATGTTGATGTGTCCGGAAGGTGCTTCCTGATCACTGGAGCAAACAGCGGGATTGGCAAGGCCACAGCACTGGAAATTGCAAAACGGG GTGGTGTTATCCATCTTGTTTGTCGAAACAAAGAGCGAGCTGAAGAGGCCAAAGCTGAGATTGTGAAGGAGGCCAATAATGAG GAGGTTTTTGTCCACATTCTTGATATGTCAAGACCCAAAATGATCTGGGAGTTTGCAGATGCATTCCAGCAATCAAATGACAAACTGAACGTTTTg ATCACGGTATCCTCGGGGGGAATGCTGGTCCAGAAGCTGAACGTTGATGATTTGCAGTTTGAGAAAGGGAGATTTGATGGGACCATGGCTTATGCACAGAATAAG CGGCAACAAGTCGTAATGACAGAGCAATGGGCAAAAATGTATAAGAACATCCACTTCTCCTCTATGCACCCAGGctgggctgatacagaag CCGTGAGATCTTCCATGCCGGATTTCCACACGAAGATGAAGAACCGGCTGAGGACCCCATCTCAAGGTGCAGATACATTGGTTTGGCTTGCTATTTCCAATGTAGCAGCACAGCAACCTAGTGGCCTCTATTTCCAAG ACAGGAAGCCTGTGTCAACCCATCTTCTGCTGGCCCAGACAAGAGCAACAGCTGCTGAGGAAGAGAAACTGATGAATAGCTTGGCGGAAATAGCAATGAAGCATAAACCTGGCAGCGGGTGA